The Eurosta solidaginis isolate ZX-2024a chromosome 4, ASM4086904v1, whole genome shotgun sequence genome includes a window with the following:
- the LOC137250780 gene encoding pneumococcal serine-rich repeat protein-like isoform X3: protein MSYNQKPPGPSGSGLGGGIPPNGPNNPQQVAKTLAGIQQQMQSLVHGQNALPQSSQAELNVFLQQQRFQNMLKQQQQLLHFQMQQQQQHQQQHQQKDRAGGGGGGVGSGGGGGEPLALTRTPAAADLLNKTFQQHQQQQPNGGAAAPNAALNQFQQQLQALPPNIIQQLQTLQYQMQQHQQQQQHQHQQQQHPPQLPTPQSQHHPSHQQTPPPPSQQQQQQQPQPLLTAHQQQQLHGQLQHQQQKALQQLQQSLRYFPTAAATPATATPTQPITSVSGGNKGSTTAPPQQHPQPLPSTTIGSNQLKAQNLPPSTQITPVSGNVGPIGLIPGGIVQQTHQPAKNTVGNTPAPIQPTTATISSTSGGGANVTSAMGAKQVPTPSISLLPAKPGPSTTTTPTAAHQQNKLAGKTSPVVNAIPPPFPTHFQKPSAVATGGNATAANITPTVKTGTTASTGSTTPTLSSTVAAAATVSNKTPQQSTNPIPLTKVSLSSAAPATQSGAVTSAAAPTSAALTAATTPVTANNGNEVVADHANNAQKATISTPTVITPAPLINADASTAAKDKNVKSTTSDAPVAAKLEVASGKPANKASGETQRVAAPTKPPTTDGKEESNVNDSALVEETNAVAPLDNVKKSQIPPTDSSKSFDKKNAAAGGNKAPTEGSVGGINIAHGKSKEEQSKESTAKDQENNKSATPKAQAVAKAEEKFEGDKITAATPEDIIKQSSGLEAQSAKMTKDSEKNSDTPAATDKINDEEKSTGNIKETVEKKSHGSEKTEILNQKPTEGVNKSSSADTTLNKQTNTDKKEALHVVNDAKSTASSTIAAETKSKETPALVAATASTTTTKIADGDRRKIAANDKQKDEKIKNTKPEKKLVAAATAAATSSTTNSTIVEPSTQGNNNKQSATTKSTKPKAIEIAPDSTNSSISDATSTTSTSVKRSSRQPKTPIAKPTEKLAVEKSEKVSSSRSSKKTKSGIGSNNNSKSNSTVAVDVSIASVAASPVTPKHEQQTPSTSASDRKSSRHRLKTIPFQSPLPELAYITKLSASEASNSPKPMSIEDKLIVFYKNEYMAVRNAEGTFYLCQTMQNVYRTSPRISIRWLSEDPNKSGVYIPDFYDHTDIECVLTTVELKRVDKGHLSLPKKEQARIENILKKAIDVEKGLVPRPELTEENPDGLDISLYKDESQIEKKSATGATPTSTRKLRRIGNSIGGTPTTTKSSVSGSSRASASKGLKRSRSSLGSTSAADNGLNSSSKKKKSAAKRKSKSKKITISDDEIESSDDSDAEYKPNQKSKSSASRASPRAQRSPLARARAASPITSTTARSKNVPPKFTSTASSRGERANKRKAAADATTSTTENAPTPAKKPPTVSATPNASKSTNPKSKSSSR from the exons ATGAGCTATAATCAGAAACCACCTGGTCCCAGCGGAAGTGGGTTGGGAGGTGGCATACCACCAAATGGACCAAACAATCCGCAACAAGTAGCAAAAACTTTGGCTGGCATACAACAACAAATGCAAAGTTTGGTGCATGGGCAGAACGCATTGCCGCAGTCGTCACAAGCAGAATTAAATGTATTCTTGCAGCAACAACGTTTTCAAAACAtgttaaaacaacaacagcaactgttGCATttccaaatgcaacaacaacagcaacatcaacaacaacatcaacaaaagGATCGTGCCGGTGGTGGCGGAGGTGGCGTTGGCAGTGGTGGAGGGGGCGGGGAACCATTGGCATTAACACGTACACCAGCCGCTGCTGATTTGCTAAACAAAACAtttcaacaacatcaacaacaacaaccaaatggCGGTGCTGCTGCACCGAATGCTGCATTGAATCAatttcaacaacaactacaggcTTTGCCACCAAATATTATACAACAATTACAAACATTACAATATCAAATGCAACagcatcagcaacaacaacaacatcagcaccagCAGCAACAACATCCACCACAGCTGCCAACACCACAATCACAACATCATCCAAGTCATCAGCAAACCCCGCCTCCACCAtcacagcaacagcagcagcaacagccgCAACCTTTATTGACCGCACATCAGCAACAACAACTGCACGGACAattacaacatcaacaacaaaaagctcttcaacaattacaacaaaGCTTGCGTTATTTTCCCACAGCTGCGGCCACACCAGCAACAGCTACACCCACACAGCCAATAACATCGGTTAGCGGCGGCAATAAAGGTAGTACCACTGCACCACCACAACAACATCCACAACCACTACCATCAACTACAATCGGTAGTAACCAATTAAAAGCACAAAATTTACCGCCAAGCACTCAAATAACACCAGTATCAGGCAATGTTGGTCCTATTGGCCTTATACCAGGTGGTATAGTACAACAGACACATCAGCCCGCCAAGAACACTGTTGGCAATACTCCAGCACCAATACAACCAACCACTGCTACTATCTCCAGTACATCTGGTGGTGGTGCTAATGTAACTTCTGCTATGGGTGCCAAACAGGTACCAACACCGTCAATTTCCTTGCTGCCAGCCAAGCCTGGACCTTCTACAACCACGACACCTACTGCTGCACATCAGCAAAATAAACTTGCTGGAAAAACGTCACCCGTGGTAAACGCCATTCCACCACCATTCCCCACACACTTCCAGAAACCGTCAGCTGTTGCCACGGGCGGTAACGCAACCGCCGCAAACATAACACCAACAGTTAAAACAGGGACAACGGCATCAACAGGATCAACAACGCCAACACTATCATCAACTGTTGCTGCAGCAGCCACAGTATCAAATAAGACACCACAGCAGAGCACCAATCCTATTCCGCTTACAAAGGTTTCGCTGTCGTCGGCAGCGCCAGCTACACAATCGGGAGCAGTAACTAGCGCAGCTGCACCAACTTCTGCTGCCTTGACTGCCGCTACAACACCTGTTACAGCAAATAATGGAAACGAAGTTGTTGCCGATCATGCTAATAATGCACAGAAGGCTACTATTTCAACACCAACAGTAATAACACCAGCCCCTCTTATAAACGCTGATGCCTCAACTGCTGCAAAAGATAAGAATGTAAAATCGACAACTTCCGATGCACCCGTTGCAGCTAAACTCGAGGTAGCCTCAGGCAAACCTGCCAACAAAGCGAGTGGCGAAACTCAACGCGTTGCTGCTCCAACAAAGCCACCAACGACAGATGGAAAAGAAGAATCGAACGTGAATGACTCTGCATTAGTCGAAGAGACAAATGCGGTTGCACCTTTAGATAATGTTAAAAAATCCCAAATTCCACCAACTGACTCAAGTAAATCTTTTGACAAGAAAAATGCTGCCGCTGGTGGTAACAAAGCTCCAACAGAGGGGAGTGTAGGTGGTATTAATATCGCTCACGGTAAATCTAAAGAGGAGCAAAGCAAAGAATCAACGGCAAAGGACCAAGAAAATAACAAAAGTGCCACGCCCAAAGCACAAGCTGTAGCCAAGGCGGAAGAGAAATTTGAG gGCGATAAAATTACAGCGGCAACCCCAGAAGATATAATCAAGCAATCATCAGGTTTGGAAGCACAGAGTGCTAAGATGACAAAGGATTCAGAAAAAAATAGTGATACCCCAGCTGCTACAGATAAAATAAATGACGAGGAAAAATCCACCGGCAATATTAAGGAAACTGTCGAAAAAAAATCTCATGGCTCCGAGAAAACGGAAATCCTAAATCAAAAACCTACAGAGGGTGTAAACAAAAGTTCTTCCGCAGATACTACTCTTAACAAACAGACAAACACAGACAAGAAAGAAGCGTTGCACGTCGTCAATGATGCAAAATCGACAGCGTCTTCTACAATTGCTGCCGAAACGAAATCAAAAGAGACGCCAGCTTTGGTGGCGGCGACTGCatcaactacaacaacaaaaatcgcAGACGGCGATAGACGCAAAATAGCCGCGAACGATAAGCAGAAagatgaaaaaatcaaaaacacaaaacCAGAAAAAAAATTAGTTGCAGCCGCAACTGCAGCTGCAACATCTTCAACAACAAATTCAACTATCGTCGAACCATCTACTCAAGGCAATAACAATAAGCAAAGTGCCACAACAAAGAGCACAAAACCAAAAGCTATCGAAATAGCTCCAGACTCGACAAATAGCTCAATATCTGATGCAACCAGCACTACTAGTACATCAGTTAAACGATCATCACGCCAGCCGAAAACTCCTATAGCAAAACCTACAGAGAAGTTAGCAGTTGAGAAAAGCGAAAAAGTATCAAGTAGTCGATCTTCTAAAAAGACAAAAAGTGGAAtaggcagcaacaacaacagcaaaagtaATAGTACTGTAGCAGTCGATGTATCCATCGCTTCTGTTGCCGCTTCACCGGTGACACCAAAGCATGAACAACAAACTCCAAGTACGAGTGCTAGTGATCGCAAAAGTTCACGCCATCGTCTCAAGACTATACCATTTCAAAGTCCACTACCTGAGCTGGCTTACATTACAAAGCTATCGGCCAGTGAAGCCTCAAACTCACCAAAACCTATGTCTATAGAGGATAAATTGATTGTATTCTATAAAAATGAATATATGGCTGTGCGTAATGCCGAAGGTACATTCTATTTGTGTCAAACAATGCAAAATGTCTATCGCACTTCACCACGTATTAGTATTCGTTGGTTATCGGAGGATCCAAATAAGAGTGGAGTTTATATACCTGATTTTTATGATCATACCGATATTGAGTGCGTATTGACGACTGTCGAACTAAAACGCGTTGACAAGGGCCATCTCAGTTTGCCCAAAAAGGAACAGGCACGCATTGAAAACATACTCAAAAAGGCTATTGATGTAGAAAAGGGATTGGTGCCTAGACCTGAGCTTACAGAAGAGAATCCTGATGGGC TGGATATATCATTGTACAAAGATGAATCTCAGATTGAAAAGAAATCAGCGACAGGTGCAACACCAACTAGTACACGTAAACTACGTCGCATTGGAAATAGCATCGGTGGTACACCAACAACTACAAAGTCTAGTGTAAGTGGCTCATCGCGGGCTTCTGCATCAAAAGGACTCAAACGCAGTCGTTCAAGCTTGGGTAGCACATCAGCTGCAGATAATGGTTTAAATTCAtcgtcaaagaaaaaaaaatcagctgCAAAACGTAAATCGAAATCCAAGAAAATTACCATAAGTGATGACGAAATTGAGAGCTCCGATGATTCCGATGCTGAATATAAACCAAATCAAAAGAGTAAATCGAGTGCTTCAAGAGCGTCACCACGAGCACAACGCTCACCATTGGCCAGGGCTAGAGCGGCTTCGCCAATTACCTCAACTACAGCGCGTTCAAAAAACGTGCCCCCAAAG TTTACTTCAACGGCGAGTAGTCGTGGAGAACGCGCAAACAAACGCAAAGCAGCAGCGGATGCCACTACTTCGACTACTGAAAATGCGCCAACTCCAGCAAAAAAACCCCCAACCGTGTCAGCAACACCAAATGCCTCCAAATCAACAAATCCAAAAAGTAAAAGTAG CTCAAGATAG
- the LOC137250780 gene encoding pneumococcal serine-rich repeat protein-like isoform X2, translated as MSYNQKPPGPSGSGLGGGIPPNGPNNPQQVAKTLAGIQQQMQSLVHGQNALPQSSQAELNVFLQQQRFQNMLKQQQQLLHFQMQQQQQHQQQHQQKDRAGGGGGGVGSGGGGGEPLALTRTPAAADLLNKTFQQHQQQQPNGGAAAPNAALNQFQQQLQALPPNIIQQLQTLQYQMQQHQQQQQHQHQQQQHPPQLPTPQSQHHPSHQQTPPPPSQQQQQQQPQPLLTAHQQQQLHGQLQHQQQKALQQLQQSLRYFPTAAATPATATPTQPITSVSGGNKGSTTAPPQQHPQPLPSTTIGSNQLKAQNLPPSTQITPVSGNVGPIGLIPGGIVQQTHQPAKNTVGNTPAPIQPTTATISSTSGGGANVTSAMGAKQVPTPSISLLPAKPGPSTTTTPTAAHQQNKLAGKTSPVVNAIPPPFPTHFQKPSAVATGGNATAANITPTVKTGTTASTGSTTPTLSSTVAAAATVSNKTPQQSTNPIPLTKVSLSSAAPATQSGAVTSAAAPTSAALTAATTPVTANNGNEVVADHANNAQKATISTPTVITPAPLINADASTAAKDKNVKSTTSDAPVAAKLEVASGKPANKASGETQRVAAPTKPPTTDGKEESNVNDSALVEETNAVAPLDNVKKSQIPPTDSSKSFDKKNAAAGGNKAPTEGSVGGINIAHGKSKEEQSKESTAKDQENNKSATPKAQAVAKAEEKFEGDKITAATPEDIIKQSSGLEAQSAKMTKDSEKNSDTPAATDKINDEEKSTGNIKETVEKKSHGSEKTEILNQKPTEGVNKSSSADTTLNKQTNTDKKEALHVVNDAKSTASSTIAAETKSKETPALVAATASTTTTKIADGDRRKIAANDKQKDEKIKNTKPEKKLVAAATAAATSSTTNSTIVEPSTQGNNNKQSATTKSTKPKAIEIAPDSTNSSISDATSTTSTSVKRSSRQPKTPIAKPTEKLAVEKSEKVSSSRSSKKTKSGIGSNNNSKSNSTVAVDVSIASVAASPVTPKHEQQTPSTSASDRKSSRHRLKTIPFQSPLPELAYITKLSASEASNSPKPMSIEDKLIVFYKNEYMAVRNAEGTFYLCQTMQNVYRTSPRISIRWLSEDPNKSGVYIPDFYDHTDIECVLTTVELKRVDKGHLSLPKKEQARIENILKKAIDVEKGLVPRPELTEENPDGLDISLYKDESQIEKKSATGATPTSTRKLRRIGNSIGGTPTTTKSSVSGSSRASASKGLKRSRSSLGSTSAADNGLNSSSKKKKSAAKRKSKSKKITISDDEIESSDDSDAEYKPNQKSKSSASRASPRAQRSPLARARAASPITSTTARSKNVPPKFTSTASSRGERANKRKAAADATTSTTENAPTPAKKPPTVSATPNASKSTNPKSKTQDSAIEASNSASVAKKTSSTTAETTNVVSSTTNTNNTTMTLGKVTTAAANSSGGASNNNRPTRSRK; from the exons ATGAGCTATAATCAGAAACCACCTGGTCCCAGCGGAAGTGGGTTGGGAGGTGGCATACCACCAAATGGACCAAACAATCCGCAACAAGTAGCAAAAACTTTGGCTGGCATACAACAACAAATGCAAAGTTTGGTGCATGGGCAGAACGCATTGCCGCAGTCGTCACAAGCAGAATTAAATGTATTCTTGCAGCAACAACGTTTTCAAAACAtgttaaaacaacaacagcaactgttGCATttccaaatgcaacaacaacagcaacatcaacaacaacatcaacaaaagGATCGTGCCGGTGGTGGCGGAGGTGGCGTTGGCAGTGGTGGAGGGGGCGGGGAACCATTGGCATTAACACGTACACCAGCCGCTGCTGATTTGCTAAACAAAACAtttcaacaacatcaacaacaacaaccaaatggCGGTGCTGCTGCACCGAATGCTGCATTGAATCAatttcaacaacaactacaggcTTTGCCACCAAATATTATACAACAATTACAAACATTACAATATCAAATGCAACagcatcagcaacaacaacaacatcagcaccagCAGCAACAACATCCACCACAGCTGCCAACACCACAATCACAACATCATCCAAGTCATCAGCAAACCCCGCCTCCACCAtcacagcaacagcagcagcaacagccgCAACCTTTATTGACCGCACATCAGCAACAACAACTGCACGGACAattacaacatcaacaacaaaaagctcttcaacaattacaacaaaGCTTGCGTTATTTTCCCACAGCTGCGGCCACACCAGCAACAGCTACACCCACACAGCCAATAACATCGGTTAGCGGCGGCAATAAAGGTAGTACCACTGCACCACCACAACAACATCCACAACCACTACCATCAACTACAATCGGTAGTAACCAATTAAAAGCACAAAATTTACCGCCAAGCACTCAAATAACACCAGTATCAGGCAATGTTGGTCCTATTGGCCTTATACCAGGTGGTATAGTACAACAGACACATCAGCCCGCCAAGAACACTGTTGGCAATACTCCAGCACCAATACAACCAACCACTGCTACTATCTCCAGTACATCTGGTGGTGGTGCTAATGTAACTTCTGCTATGGGTGCCAAACAGGTACCAACACCGTCAATTTCCTTGCTGCCAGCCAAGCCTGGACCTTCTACAACCACGACACCTACTGCTGCACATCAGCAAAATAAACTTGCTGGAAAAACGTCACCCGTGGTAAACGCCATTCCACCACCATTCCCCACACACTTCCAGAAACCGTCAGCTGTTGCCACGGGCGGTAACGCAACCGCCGCAAACATAACACCAACAGTTAAAACAGGGACAACGGCATCAACAGGATCAACAACGCCAACACTATCATCAACTGTTGCTGCAGCAGCCACAGTATCAAATAAGACACCACAGCAGAGCACCAATCCTATTCCGCTTACAAAGGTTTCGCTGTCGTCGGCAGCGCCAGCTACACAATCGGGAGCAGTAACTAGCGCAGCTGCACCAACTTCTGCTGCCTTGACTGCCGCTACAACACCTGTTACAGCAAATAATGGAAACGAAGTTGTTGCCGATCATGCTAATAATGCACAGAAGGCTACTATTTCAACACCAACAGTAATAACACCAGCCCCTCTTATAAACGCTGATGCCTCAACTGCTGCAAAAGATAAGAATGTAAAATCGACAACTTCCGATGCACCCGTTGCAGCTAAACTCGAGGTAGCCTCAGGCAAACCTGCCAACAAAGCGAGTGGCGAAACTCAACGCGTTGCTGCTCCAACAAAGCCACCAACGACAGATGGAAAAGAAGAATCGAACGTGAATGACTCTGCATTAGTCGAAGAGACAAATGCGGTTGCACCTTTAGATAATGTTAAAAAATCCCAAATTCCACCAACTGACTCAAGTAAATCTTTTGACAAGAAAAATGCTGCCGCTGGTGGTAACAAAGCTCCAACAGAGGGGAGTGTAGGTGGTATTAATATCGCTCACGGTAAATCTAAAGAGGAGCAAAGCAAAGAATCAACGGCAAAGGACCAAGAAAATAACAAAAGTGCCACGCCCAAAGCACAAGCTGTAGCCAAGGCGGAAGAGAAATTTGAG gGCGATAAAATTACAGCGGCAACCCCAGAAGATATAATCAAGCAATCATCAGGTTTGGAAGCACAGAGTGCTAAGATGACAAAGGATTCAGAAAAAAATAGTGATACCCCAGCTGCTACAGATAAAATAAATGACGAGGAAAAATCCACCGGCAATATTAAGGAAACTGTCGAAAAAAAATCTCATGGCTCCGAGAAAACGGAAATCCTAAATCAAAAACCTACAGAGGGTGTAAACAAAAGTTCTTCCGCAGATACTACTCTTAACAAACAGACAAACACAGACAAGAAAGAAGCGTTGCACGTCGTCAATGATGCAAAATCGACAGCGTCTTCTACAATTGCTGCCGAAACGAAATCAAAAGAGACGCCAGCTTTGGTGGCGGCGACTGCatcaactacaacaacaaaaatcgcAGACGGCGATAGACGCAAAATAGCCGCGAACGATAAGCAGAAagatgaaaaaatcaaaaacacaaaacCAGAAAAAAAATTAGTTGCAGCCGCAACTGCAGCTGCAACATCTTCAACAACAAATTCAACTATCGTCGAACCATCTACTCAAGGCAATAACAATAAGCAAAGTGCCACAACAAAGAGCACAAAACCAAAAGCTATCGAAATAGCTCCAGACTCGACAAATAGCTCAATATCTGATGCAACCAGCACTACTAGTACATCAGTTAAACGATCATCACGCCAGCCGAAAACTCCTATAGCAAAACCTACAGAGAAGTTAGCAGTTGAGAAAAGCGAAAAAGTATCAAGTAGTCGATCTTCTAAAAAGACAAAAAGTGGAAtaggcagcaacaacaacagcaaaagtaATAGTACTGTAGCAGTCGATGTATCCATCGCTTCTGTTGCCGCTTCACCGGTGACACCAAAGCATGAACAACAAACTCCAAGTACGAGTGCTAGTGATCGCAAAAGTTCACGCCATCGTCTCAAGACTATACCATTTCAAAGTCCACTACCTGAGCTGGCTTACATTACAAAGCTATCGGCCAGTGAAGCCTCAAACTCACCAAAACCTATGTCTATAGAGGATAAATTGATTGTATTCTATAAAAATGAATATATGGCTGTGCGTAATGCCGAAGGTACATTCTATTTGTGTCAAACAATGCAAAATGTCTATCGCACTTCACCACGTATTAGTATTCGTTGGTTATCGGAGGATCCAAATAAGAGTGGAGTTTATATACCTGATTTTTATGATCATACCGATATTGAGTGCGTATTGACGACTGTCGAACTAAAACGCGTTGACAAGGGCCATCTCAGTTTGCCCAAAAAGGAACAGGCACGCATTGAAAACATACTCAAAAAGGCTATTGATGTAGAAAAGGGATTGGTGCCTAGACCTGAGCTTACAGAAGAGAATCCTGATGGGC TGGATATATCATTGTACAAAGATGAATCTCAGATTGAAAAGAAATCAGCGACAGGTGCAACACCAACTAGTACACGTAAACTACGTCGCATTGGAAATAGCATCGGTGGTACACCAACAACTACAAAGTCTAGTGTAAGTGGCTCATCGCGGGCTTCTGCATCAAAAGGACTCAAACGCAGTCGTTCAAGCTTGGGTAGCACATCAGCTGCAGATAATGGTTTAAATTCAtcgtcaaagaaaaaaaaatcagctgCAAAACGTAAATCGAAATCCAAGAAAATTACCATAAGTGATGACGAAATTGAGAGCTCCGATGATTCCGATGCTGAATATAAACCAAATCAAAAGAGTAAATCGAGTGCTTCAAGAGCGTCACCACGAGCACAACGCTCACCATTGGCCAGGGCTAGAGCGGCTTCGCCAATTACCTCAACTACAGCGCGTTCAAAAAACGTGCCCCCAAAG TTTACTTCAACGGCGAGTAGTCGTGGAGAACGCGCAAACAAACGCAAAGCAGCAGCGGATGCCACTACTTCGACTACTGAAAATGCGCCAACTCCAGCAAAAAAACCCCCAACCGTGTCAGCAACACCAAATGCCTCCAAATCAACAAATCCAAAAAGTAAAA CTCAAGATAGTGCGATTGAAGCGAGCAATAGTGCGTCTGTTGCTAAAAAGACTAGTTCAACGACAGCGGAGACCACAAATGTAGTTAGCAGCACAACAAATACCAACAATACAACAATGACGCTAGGAAAGGTAACAACTGCGGCAGCAAACAGCAGTGGAGGAGCTTCAAATAATAATCGACCGACCAGAAGtcgaaaataa